In Bacillus sp. Cs-700, one genomic interval encodes:
- a CDS encoding DUF1998 domain-containing protein, with the protein MSKKIGELRPSQFITTFGPGSIVDLPDYSVIIAGIDKWDSFDVSKSNSIDEPRLKRKININQIKSIPTNKNREFGTIPAYRFPEYHVCPHCRKLGKYSGREFIEEDGVLYCKNPDNQNGACPKVKTHPVRFITTCKKGHINDFPWGMYVHQKGEYDPKKCKLYLKDEGKTGSLKDLVVFCALCDKQRSMSEAFMNNKILGSCSGRRPWLRDYEECSNEKEILLRGASNIYFSSVESSIVIPNPVNEDLEEFVKNNIDFTDEDLINNREEFNIVKKRDPDIKRIGLEKVWNIIQKLKKGKSDSNVDLKTPEYNALLTEHHNYEGIDFELEVEGVPNRYSDFLSNLVRVKRLKEVIVLKGFTRVQPLPDLTSRLSNESDDNQEVSDSDQVQLAPLSTERLGWLPGVETYGEGIFLTINNEKLIKWESDNEDYGKGMERAHKKIFKDRKLPDEAIPQFPGLRYVLLHTLSHALIRELTMHSGYSSSSLKERIYSDSENGMAGILIYTSTVDSEGSLGGLVELGKKEKFESILARSLSSANYCSGDPQCAENDADKLIDINGAACHSCMLVAETSCEKSNRYLDRSLLVKTVANQNREFFNV; encoded by the coding sequence ATGAGCAAAAAAATTGGCGAACTTAGACCCAGTCAATTTATTACCACATTCGGTCCAGGTTCAATAGTAGACCTTCCAGACTATTCAGTAATAATTGCAGGAATTGATAAATGGGATAGTTTTGATGTTTCAAAATCTAACTCTATTGATGAGCCGAGATTAAAAAGAAAAATTAATATTAACCAGATCAAATCAATACCTACAAATAAGAATAGAGAATTCGGTACTATACCCGCCTACCGTTTCCCTGAATATCATGTGTGCCCTCATTGTAGAAAGCTTGGAAAGTATAGTGGAAGAGAATTTATTGAAGAAGATGGTGTTCTCTACTGTAAGAATCCCGATAATCAAAATGGCGCATGCCCAAAAGTGAAAACACATCCAGTTCGTTTTATTACTACATGTAAAAAAGGACATATTAATGATTTTCCTTGGGGGATGTACGTTCACCAAAAAGGTGAATACGATCCGAAAAAATGCAAGTTGTATTTAAAAGACGAAGGGAAAACTGGCTCATTAAAGGATCTTGTAGTTTTTTGCGCTTTATGTGATAAACAACGTTCAATGAGTGAAGCATTTATGAACAATAAAATTCTAGGTAGTTGCAGTGGAAGACGACCATGGTTACGTGACTATGAAGAATGTAGTAATGAAAAAGAAATATTATTAAGAGGAGCTTCAAATATTTACTTTTCTTCGGTTGAAAGCTCTATCGTCATCCCAAATCCAGTAAACGAAGATTTAGAAGAATTTGTTAAGAATAATATAGATTTTACTGATGAAGATTTGATCAATAATCGTGAAGAATTTAATATTGTTAAAAAAAGGGATCCGGATATAAAAAGGATCGGCCTAGAAAAGGTATGGAACATCATACAAAAGTTAAAAAAGGGGAAAAGCGACTCCAACGTAGACTTAAAAACCCCTGAATATAATGCATTATTAACGGAACATCATAACTACGAAGGCATCGATTTTGAATTAGAAGTGGAAGGCGTACCAAATAGATATAGTGATTTTCTTTCTAATTTAGTACGGGTAAAAAGGCTAAAAGAGGTAATCGTATTAAAAGGCTTTACTAGAGTACAACCTTTACCCGATCTTACTTCCAGACTATCAAATGAATCGGATGATAATCAGGAAGTTTCCGATTCAGATCAAGTTCAATTAGCTCCATTGAGTACTGAGAGACTTGGCTGGCTACCAGGGGTAGAGACTTATGGGGAGGGAATTTTCCTTACAATAAATAATGAAAAATTAATTAAGTGGGAGAGCGATAATGAAGATTATGGTAAAGGGATGGAAAGGGCACATAAAAAAATCTTTAAGGATAGAAAACTTCCAGATGAGGCTATACCTCAATTCCCTGGACTGAGGTATGTATTACTTCACACGCTTTCACATGCATTAATAAGAGAATTAACAATGCACTCAGGATATTCTTCTTCATCCTTAAAAGAACGAATTTATTCTGATTCAGAGAACGGTATGGCTGGCATTCTAATATACACTTCTACTGTTGACTCAGAGGGGAGTCTTGGTGGACTGGTTGAGCTCGGAAAGAAAGAAAAGTTCGAATCTATTCTAGCTCGGTCCTTATCATCTGCGAACTATTGTTCAGGTGATCCTCAGTGTGCTGAAAATGATGCTGATAAATTAATAGATATAAATGGAGCTGCATGTCATAGTTGTATGCTTGTAGCAGAAACATCCTGTGAAAAGTCTAATCGGTATCTTGATCGTTCTTTATTAGTTAAAACTGTAGCCAATCAGAATAGGGAATTTTTTAATGTCTAA
- a CDS encoding phospholipase D-like domain-containing protein gives MSNKLQDKIVHFVSICVSTNSDHFVERFINFIGKTEISSDHSNWQNKMKLPFDLEYFTFEIQKEADSLKVSSYELQRYLEIAYKMARYQIELQPRISPVWTGPSFSNGIINLNTYNTVLHLIESAKEEVFIVGYNFSFKDESIRKLLRSIENAVERNCRVNILVNDMEKNFEEIMTHWKKEQYQLNLYHWKGSEGEDFTSLHAKLVIIDQQKLLLTSANFSYHGFHKNIETGVVIENHGISRDIWKQYHLLMKDNQMKKAY, from the coding sequence ATGTCTAATAAGTTACAGGATAAAATTGTTCATTTTGTATCAATATGTGTTTCTACAAATAGTGATCATTTTGTTGAGAGGTTCATTAATTTTATTGGTAAGACAGAAATATCGAGTGATCATTCAAACTGGCAAAATAAAATGAAATTACCATTTGACCTAGAATATTTTACTTTTGAAATTCAGAAAGAGGCTGATTCATTAAAAGTTTCTTCTTATGAATTACAGCGTTACTTAGAAATCGCTTATAAAATGGCTAGGTATCAGATAGAATTACAACCCAGAATTTCTCCGGTATGGACAGGACCATCTTTTAGTAATGGAATTATAAACCTCAATACTTATAACACTGTCTTGCATTTGATAGAATCAGCAAAGGAAGAAGTATTTATCGTTGGTTATAATTTTTCCTTTAAAGATGAATCAATTCGAAAATTGCTAAGAAGTATTGAAAATGCTGTGGAGAGAAACTGTAGAGTTAATATTCTCGTGAATGATATGGAGAAAAATTTTGAGGAGATTATGACTCATTGGAAGAAAGAACAGTATCAATTAAATTTGTATCATTGGAAAGGTTCAGAAGGAGAAGACTTTACCAGCCTTCATGCCAAACTTGTAATTATTGATCAACAAAAATTATTGCTCACGTCTGCAAATTTTTCATATCATGGTTTTCACAAGAATATCGAAACCGGAGTAGTTATTGAGAATCATGGAATTTCAAGAGATATATGGAAGCAATATCATTTGTTAATGAAAGATAATCAAATGAAAAAGGCCTATTAA
- a CDS encoding DNA cytosine methyltransferase encodes MDNLKVLDLFAGGGGFSTGFLAAKHSNIKFELAGALEIDPDACLTLISHHGEDKVIDGDITDPIIKEEVIKRCSKVDVIIGGPPCQTFSLAGPARSGKKEMREKLREDPRNMLYSHFFDLVGKIKPSFVVFENVEGMASKKAESDISDKQRAVIDLVCEDLKELGYKTELTPTIETGLAAEYQVLNSADYGVPQYRRRIIIIANKIDIPNPIPKKTHGEGCQPHLTVKDAIGGLPVRLPKINPHGMPSLKNMDVIIANYKKSIDLFRKAIEKSIDDDPVYAEFSPWFKKECRRLSKVQENHFQLLKEFFVTYNMRLEEVERNYPPLSSGTNHTSRMHNFRDIIIFILTKPGSNSAKFINEKRKEDYSRLLSDLYPYSRDKHKDTYVKHSWNKPSYTILAHMEKDGLKFIHPEQPRTYTPYEASLLQSFPKDFTFSGGRNAQYRQIGNAVPPMMAKAIGEAILEAIHENKVDVLTNKPYERV; translated from the coding sequence ATGGATAATTTAAAAGTTTTAGACTTATTTGCAGGTGGCGGTGGTTTTTCTACGGGTTTTCTTGCTGCGAAACATTCAAACATAAAATTTGAATTAGCAGGTGCTCTAGAGATTGATCCAGATGCCTGTCTTACTCTAATTAGTCATCATGGTGAAGATAAAGTCATTGATGGTGACATAACAGATCCAATAATAAAAGAGGAAGTTATTAAACGGTGTTCAAAGGTAGATGTTATCATCGGTGGTCCACCCTGTCAGACGTTTTCACTTGCAGGTCCTGCACGTTCGGGAAAAAAAGAAATGAGAGAAAAATTACGCGAAGATCCTCGCAATATGCTGTACAGTCATTTTTTTGATCTTGTAGGTAAAATAAAACCTTCATTCGTAGTGTTTGAAAACGTAGAAGGAATGGCTTCAAAAAAGGCTGAATCCGATATATCAGATAAACAACGAGCGGTAATTGATTTAGTTTGTGAAGATCTAAAAGAGCTTGGTTACAAAACTGAGCTAACCCCCACAATAGAAACAGGGCTTGCTGCAGAGTATCAGGTATTAAACTCAGCAGATTATGGAGTACCCCAGTACCGACGTAGAATTATCATTATTGCCAATAAAATAGACATACCAAATCCAATACCTAAAAAAACACATGGTGAAGGCTGTCAACCTCATTTAACAGTAAAAGATGCTATAGGAGGTTTACCTGTTCGATTACCGAAAATTAATCCACATGGAATGCCTTCTCTGAAAAATATGGATGTTATTATTGCAAACTATAAAAAGTCTATTGACCTTTTTAGAAAAGCAATTGAAAAAAGTATCGATGATGATCCAGTATATGCAGAATTTTCACCCTGGTTTAAAAAAGAATGTCGCAGGCTCAGTAAGGTACAAGAAAACCATTTTCAATTGCTGAAAGAATTTTTTGTGACTTATAATATGAGACTTGAGGAAGTTGAAAGGAACTATCCACCACTTTCTTCAGGTACCAACCATACGTCCAGGATGCATAATTTTAGAGACATTATTATTTTCATTCTAACTAAGCCAGGTAGTAATTCAGCAAAATTTATTAACGAAAAAAGAAAAGAAGACTACAGTAGGTTACTAAGTGATCTTTATCCCTATTCGCGTGATAAACATAAAGACACATATGTGAAGCATAGCTGGAATAAGCCCTCCTATACCATTCTTGCACATATGGAGAAAGATGGGCTGAAATTTATACATCCTGAACAACCGAGGACGTATACACCATATGAAGCTTCTCTACTGCAATCATTTCCAAAAGATTTCACATTTAGTGGTGGAAGAAATGCTCAGTATCGTCAAATCGGCAATGCTGTTCCACCTATGATGGCAAAAGCAATAGGTGAAGCCATTTTGGAAGCTATACATGAAAATAAAGTTGATGTTCTAACAAATAAACCGTATGAAAGAGTTTAA
- a CDS encoding nucleoside triphosphate pyrophosphohydrolase — protein MPTYNKLVRDRIPEIIRLNGNKFNTRILDEDEYKEELQLKLKEELQEYFEAMEDSHAVEELADMLELIYSLVEVHHSSFDELEEVRREKREVRGGFDERVYLIDVED, from the coding sequence ATGCCTACTTACAACAAACTAGTAAGAGACCGCATTCCGGAAATTATTCGTTTAAACGGCAACAAGTTCAATACTAGAATTCTAGATGAAGATGAGTACAAGGAAGAACTGCAGCTAAAACTAAAAGAAGAACTCCAAGAGTATTTTGAAGCAATGGAAGATAGTCACGCGGTTGAAGAGCTGGCTGATATGCTGGAGCTGATCTATTCGTTAGTGGAGGTGCATCATTCTTCTTTTGATGAACTGGAAGAAGTACGTAGAGAGAAAAGAGAAGTGCGCGGGGGATTTGATGAACGGGTTTACTTGATTGATGTAGAAGATTAA
- a CDS encoding DUF5655 domain-containing protein, giving the protein MGDIKLFKLGTESVTELEGQSVSVEKSLQEIMEQHLETFLGVRFLASEYTTGKKHAGRIDTLGIDENNAPVIIEYKRAINENVINQGLFYLDWLLDHKAEFELMVMRRYGSTLADAIDWSSPRLLCIAGGFTKYDEHAVQQINRNIELYQYKHYHDGFILLDLVNATTAQTIELSTSSNSTKQIAYKTVSDYLGQSTTELQDRFEAIKSYMMALGDDVQMKTLKYYIAFKRIKNFVCLEVHPQNGKIVLYLKIDPDTITLEDQFSRDVRNIGHYGTGDLELTIYNDEDFEKAKRYIHMSYDIS; this is encoded by the coding sequence TTGGGAGACATTAAATTATTTAAGTTGGGTACTGAATCCGTTACTGAACTAGAAGGGCAGTCGGTTTCAGTAGAAAAATCTTTACAAGAAATTATGGAGCAACATTTAGAAACGTTCTTAGGTGTACGTTTTCTTGCCTCCGAGTATACAACGGGGAAAAAGCATGCTGGCAGAATTGACACATTGGGTATCGATGAAAACAACGCGCCAGTTATTATTGAATACAAACGAGCAATTAATGAGAATGTCATTAACCAGGGGTTGTTTTATTTGGACTGGTTGCTTGATCACAAAGCGGAGTTTGAATTAATGGTCATGCGGAGGTATGGTAGTACATTAGCTGATGCCATTGATTGGAGTAGTCCACGTCTTCTTTGTATTGCAGGCGGCTTCACGAAATACGATGAACATGCCGTTCAACAAATTAATCGAAACATAGAGCTCTATCAATACAAGCACTATCATGACGGCTTTATCTTGTTGGACCTTGTTAATGCAACAACAGCTCAAACTATCGAGCTATCAACCTCATCAAACAGTACCAAGCAAATCGCATACAAAACCGTCAGTGATTATCTCGGACAATCCACAACTGAGCTACAAGATCGGTTTGAAGCGATTAAGTCTTATATGATGGCCTTAGGCGATGACGTTCAGATGAAGACATTGAAATATTACATAGCATTTAAGCGAATCAAAAATTTCGTATGTTTGGAAGTACATCCCCAGAACGGCAAGATCGTGCTCTATCTGAAAATTGATCCAGATACAATCACATTAGAAGATCAGTTTAGTAGAGATGTTCGCAACATCGGTCACTACGGCACCGGTGATCTGGAACTAACCATTTACAACGATGAAGATTTTGAGAAAGCGAAACGATACATTCATATGAGCTATGATATTAGCTAA
- a CDS encoding phosphorothioated DNA-binding restriction endonuclease, protein MNEHTLKETIKTLSIWKKGNQRAPHKPLLLLYTLARLQSDKSQFIPYKEVKEKLTSLLIEFGPKRKSYHPEEPFVRLKHDGIWKLRTTLELDTRNPNNRLLLDHHVSGGFTDEVYHLLKDNHQLLCEIADILLRNHFPETLHEDILAHVGLDLEYKGKRSRDPYFRERILKAYEYSCAICGFNVRLGDKLVGVEAAHIKWHQAGGPDVENNGFALCSMHHKLFDRGVFTLSEENTFLVAEQAHGTSGFQEWLLQFHGKDIRRPIHPDYLPEDRFLNWHVREVFKGPERYYTI, encoded by the coding sequence ATGAACGAACATACTTTAAAAGAAACAATAAAAACACTAAGCATCTGGAAAAAAGGCAATCAGCGTGCCCCGCATAAACCCCTTTTATTGCTTTATACACTTGCCAGGTTGCAAAGCGATAAGTCACAGTTCATTCCATATAAAGAAGTGAAAGAAAAATTAACGAGTCTCTTAATTGAGTTTGGCCCTAAGCGAAAGTCCTATCATCCTGAAGAGCCATTTGTAAGGTTAAAGCATGATGGGATATGGAAGTTGCGAACAACTTTGGAGCTCGATACTCGAAATCCTAATAATCGATTATTATTAGATCATCATGTAAGTGGTGGATTTACTGATGAAGTCTATCATTTGTTAAAAGATAACCATCAGCTTTTATGTGAGATAGCAGATATACTACTTCGGAATCACTTTCCAGAAACGTTGCATGAGGATATTCTAGCTCATGTTGGACTGGATCTAGAGTATAAAGGCAAGCGTTCCAGAGATCCTTACTTCCGAGAAAGAATCCTTAAAGCCTATGAATATAGCTGTGCGATTTGTGGGTTTAATGTTCGACTTGGAGACAAGCTTGTTGGCGTGGAAGCAGCGCATATTAAATGGCATCAGGCTGGAGGCCCGGATGTTGAAAACAATGGTTTTGCGCTATGTTCCATGCATCATAAACTGTTTGATCGAGGGGTCTTTACGTTGTCAGAGGAGAATACGTTTCTAGTAGCTGAGCAGGCACACGGGACAAGCGGTTTTCAAGAGTGGCTGCTACAATTTCATGGAAAGGATATCCGTCGTCCGATTCATCCTGATTACTTGCCAGAGGATCGTTTTTTGAACTGGCATGTGAGAGAAGTATTTAAGGGGCCAGAACGGTACTATACAATTTAA